Within the Periophthalmus magnuspinnatus isolate fPerMag1 chromosome 7, fPerMag1.2.pri, whole genome shotgun sequence genome, the region ATGACGTAAACATCGCCCGCCCCTTTGTGTGGTTAGTTcaatgctaaagctaaaaacaacaacagaaagaaGTAAGAAAGATGTCTGCAGGCCAAGCGCTGAGAGCTTTGGTAAATGCACGGCTGTGTGCGGCTGCGGAAGAGATATTTACGCTGTTTGAGAGAACGATAGCGGAGTATGAGGAGCAATTGCGCCGAtccaaagaggagaaccagaggaaccaggagCTTCTTCAGGCTGTGCTTAACCCCAGAGTCACGCTGCTCCGGGCGGGCGTTGAGAGGCCAGGTCCCTGTctgaaccagggactggacctgggactaaaccaaggactgaaccagggactggacctgggattggaccagggactggaccagggactggaccaggaactGACCCTGGAGATCACGGAGAGTCCTCGGATTAAaaaggagccagaggagcagggcatcAAACATGAGGAAGAGGCGCATCTGCAAGTGTAGGCTCATTTAActgtcattttaacaacaaatagTTTCTAGAATACATTACAGTCACTGCCGTGAAGGGCTGAACGATCAGTGCCATCTAACATGTGAGCtcaaaaccacatgcttttactgaggactggctgtagacctctccattaaaaagacccaggCTGATGGCTGACCATAGTAAAGGACTGGATCTAGATTTAAATTTGATCTGTTGTCCACCCCTACTCCCATGTGCCTCACTATCGTCCATTTTTATCTAAAATGAGATAAACAAAAGTTGATATGACAAATATAATATTTTCCTGTTGTATGATAATGTTTGATCAGTTATTGCAACTAGAGGcaataagtgacattttaaTTCCAAATAAAACCGTATTTCTGTATGAGTTGCCTGTGCCACCGTAGTGAATACAAGCctgtagaattattattatttttttaataaaaaatcttgctgtgtgtgttttagggTCTATTTTGTCAAGACAAATCACGATAGTTGATTAATTGTTGCAGTGCTAATATTTACTTAAATGTTAACAAAGATAGTTACGTTGATAAATTATAGATGTCTAAACTGCAGGGttagtaattttatttataatttcaaaTCCAAAGTGATTGTTACGGCTCCAGGTCTTAACTTTTTCCCCCTTGTAATATATATCTATTATGTCTTGTGTGTGGCTGAATCCTGTCCCCTTTCATGTAACCCTGGCTGTATGAACCCTTGCTGTGGATTGGAGGACTGTGTTCCCGTCTGCTCCTAGTTGGCTGCTGCACGAAAGATTTAGTTTCCTTGCATAATTCCAGACCCTTTTtaaagatttgatttattttcagaTCTGCCCAGGAGTCCAGTTCTGACTGTGTGAAGGGAGAAGCATCGTCACTATGTCACCAAAGTGAGTCCAGAGAGGACACACTGGGAGAGGACATAAGCACAGAGACATATTTCCACCTAAAAAATGACACCGATGAAGACTGGGAACCATTCAGCTACTCGGCACCACACATGGAGGTAGAGGCTGACCAAGTCCAGATCAGAACCAACTCCAGACTATCTCTCAACCAGAACAAACACCAGTGTCCAATCTGTAAAAAGACATTCACCTgtaagaattatttaaaaatacacaataacattcacacaggagagaaaccctTCAGCTGTTCAATCTGTATGAAGACCTTTGCAGACGCATCGACGCTCAGGAGACACTTCAGAGTTCACACAGGACAGAAACCTTACAGGTGTTGTATATGTAATAAAGCGTTTGCACAGAACTACAACCGCACGGTCCACATGAGAACTCACACCAAAGGGGGACCATGTTGAACAGCTCTCATTTATACAATATTATGTGGATTTCCAACTAAaagtgaccatagactgtataaataagtggactgagggagtatgacatcacgcATAACAtttgactccagtcaaatgaagttcatcgaggctagagcagttatagggacaaatttggagtcgagttccatatttaaaattctgaccacgagtagcataacaaccgaagagccaatatCCAGAGCGAGACTGCTGAAGGTAATGTGCCTTCCCGCACTTttggtttagcatggagtgggtgcttagcaacgctgtcaatcaaacttgttgctaatgctattaagagtgacctcgggggaagaaactgcctgatttgtctgttattaatgttcatatcttaatttaggggaaaaatagctaaataaaaacaccagaatcatgtagagtggtttaatatgaacattttaagaccaaaatgatgagcctgacagcagcagttacagttaCAGAAAGCGTttctcaatagaaagtgaatttgagccagagtcaatggagacagaagtgcgcccatgatcacttcctttttggaacatggcggctagcagattagctatgtccatttatatatgcaatcTATGGTAGAGACAAAACTCAAACTTCCTCAGACTTGCTTACTTCTTGCCTCACTGTGCTCTGAACTCCTTCTGCCTCTCTGAAAACCCTGATGCCCAAAGTTCTGTGTTTCAGCCCGGTGCCCATTTTCATGCTGTCTTTTTACAGATCACAAACTTAACATTGAGAATCACGTACAGAACTTTTTTGTATCCATAAAAGAGAATGTTCATGTGATCTAGTTTATTTCAGCTTTAtatacaacattttgaggatttttttcccattcaaaagatataatcatttattttatatttttgaacacTATGGCACCAGCCTTAAATGATATTTTtcaactacaacaggtgagctgatttgtgctgttaaacatgtTCCCCTGAAATACataacagtcacaagctagctagctaTTGCTTTTTcaattagtcactctcaccatgaacgctcatattgatcacagggtcctgaaaatgtgttgttttttgtgttttttcttagtttttagGTTGTTTATAAAACACAGTCCACCCCCCACGTGATGTATCAATTTCTTATCAATCTGAAAGCCTTGGAtactttaaatgtgcactttttcatttctctggtggagggtctgccacctgcttgtgagATGGTATTACTTTTGCctacaatattccacagtatggcattaaactagccAGTCATGCCACCTGGGCTAggtacgggtcagatctgtgaactGCATAACTTTGCTAGTGGTGGATAAGTCACCTGTTTGCcttcatagaaaaaaaaaaaaaaaaaaaaaaatatatatatatatatatatatatatatatatatataacatctttgcctagaatgttccatggtttggctttaaacatatcaatatatctctgtggaaacaagcaggccacACCACCAGGTCAttgtaggtcagatctgtgaagaacaTACCCTACTCAccgtaagatttttttttggatccataaacacatgtaaatgaATCCATGATCGGCATACTcaaccaccaccagaaaagttccgaggtgcacctttaattgaatTCCTGTACAATTGTTTTGTTCTTTCCCCTGTTTCTGGTAATGTGTTTGTCGTCAGCTCAAAATACACAGATATCAAAC harbors:
- the LOC129456414 gene encoding zinc finger protein 596-like; this encodes MSAGQALRALVNARLCAAAEEIFTLFERTIAEYEEQLRRSKEENQRNQELLQAVLNPRVTLLRAGVERPGPCLNQGLDLGLNQGLNQGLDLGLDQGLDQGLDQELTLEITESPRIKKEPEEQGIKHEEEAHLQVSAQESSSDCVKGEASSLCHQSESREDTLGEDISTETYFHLKNDTDEDWEPFSYSAPHMEVEADQVQIRTNSRLSLNQNKHQCPICKKTFTCKNYLKIHNNIHTGEKPFSCSICMKTFADASTLRRHFRVHTGQKPYRCCICNKAFAQNYNRTVHMRTHTKGGPC